One segment of bacterium DNA contains the following:
- a CDS encoding right-handed parallel beta-helix repeat-containing protein encodes MRTPIFVLSLLCLCPTLCHAQASYEAWLKHRDQVRPDPSVQAYYTFEDLAADAKTIPNERGASYPLAFNLVPHGNDPAQKLEFVPGRWPEKKAVRLDMGRLEGAEIPVQDRCFTASCWFRSSGPGVHKGNSNSNNGTILSVGIGYWDGWRVTLWYPDMRVGFEVGRPQPGSSFGINGVPFMDHVWNHVAATWDGKQTRLYLNGLLIARGDYAGAYTPPPGQKVFRIGFADSGIGSAILDVDEVTIRSRALSPVEVLQEVYFADALPQTAQAALSAAEEAVAAGDYATALAGYRALGSDKTLPASWQPFVALRLGLLYQQGRQPAAAAREFARIATAANMPETVMTTALTSLLKLSREGVPMQLPPKLYAALLNMPGITPGDQFTVHLQLGHALRRQGQAKEAAAEYASAFALQVAPRTKLNARLGLAHACRADGDTDLARSQYLQVLSAPDATSEFRVAALFGIAECHATQKKWDQAAAALERAAALTDAPAHLRAEARERQAEIACRKANKPLPSRADHVKLPTLPRPAVELHVAPNGSDANPGTLRQPLATLQGAQAALRKARTAGAGGTPALNRGGGTAPGAGTAAPNQGGVPPQAAGTAPGAGGTPALNQNGGTPPSLPAGGAVVYVHGGTYPCAAALVLTAEDTGTPQAPIVYRNYRDEKPRFTGGVAVKGLVPVTDPTVLARLPEEARGKVVQADLRAQGIADLGKMSKRGMDAGTAPYTEVFWNGEPLRLGRWPNEGYVRVGPIASGGEGGKPTTFGYDYDRANRWLSAPDPYAEGFWRFDWAEGSLAINKIDDANRQFTIDSPGGYGLRAGQRYFVLNLLEEIDQPGEMYLDRATGLLYVYPPSSPVGQAASPARAGEAARATGGGADRATEPVVEFSLLEQPFVEMTDCSWTVLQGLTFDICRGNAVAMKNGEHNLIAGCTITRPGQTGVIVDGGHDCGIFGCDIGWTGRGCTVVTGGDRKTLEPGRHFVENCDLHDFSRIERSYTPAVLLNGVGNRIAHNLMHESPHHAMRIEGNDHVIEFNEIHSVVTEGDDQSGLDIYGNPGYWGNVFRYNFWHHIGSGVACGQGGIRLDDAISGVLMYGNIFYKCSESNFGGIQIHGGKDNIVDNNVFVDCKYGLSFSAWGQERWEKTLDTWGKQKLDEVNAFQPPYSERYPQLLRIREHADINMVWRNVAVNCGSFMTRDGGRELTMDNLVLAQDPGFVKPDGLNFGLQPTSAVFAGSTFRRIPVEEIGLYRHPLRASWPVKNEVSPNFKPLPN; translated from the coding sequence ATGCGTACCCCCATTTTCGTGCTCTCCCTGCTGTGCCTCTGTCCCACGCTCTGCCACGCGCAGGCCTCCTATGAGGCCTGGCTCAAGCACCGCGACCAGGTGCGGCCGGACCCGTCGGTCCAGGCCTACTACACCTTCGAGGACCTCGCCGCCGACGCCAAGACCATCCCCAATGAGCGCGGCGCAAGCTACCCGCTCGCCTTCAACCTCGTCCCCCACGGCAACGATCCGGCTCAGAAGCTGGAGTTCGTGCCGGGCCGCTGGCCGGAGAAGAAGGCCGTGCGGCTGGACATGGGCCGCCTGGAGGGGGCGGAGATCCCGGTCCAGGACCGCTGCTTCACCGCCTCGTGCTGGTTCCGGTCGTCCGGGCCCGGCGTCCACAAGGGCAACAGCAACAGCAACAACGGCACGATCCTCTCGGTCGGGATCGGCTACTGGGACGGCTGGCGAGTGACGCTGTGGTACCCGGACATGCGCGTGGGCTTCGAGGTGGGCCGTCCGCAACCCGGGTCCTCGTTCGGCATCAACGGCGTCCCCTTCATGGACCACGTCTGGAACCATGTCGCCGCCACCTGGGACGGCAAGCAGACGCGGCTCTACCTCAATGGCCTGCTCATCGCCCGCGGCGACTATGCGGGGGCCTACACGCCCCCGCCGGGGCAGAAGGTCTTCCGCATCGGTTTCGCCGACTCGGGCATCGGCTCGGCTATCCTGGACGTGGATGAGGTCACCATCCGCAGCCGCGCGCTCAGCCCCGTGGAGGTGCTGCAGGAGGTCTACTTCGCCGACGCACTACCCCAGACGGCGCAGGCCGCCCTGTCGGCGGCCGAGGAGGCCGTCGCCGCCGGTGACTACGCCACCGCGCTGGCCGGCTACCGCGCCCTGGGCAGTGACAAGACCCTCCCCGCCTCCTGGCAGCCCTTCGTGGCGCTGCGGCTGGGCCTGCTGTACCAGCAGGGCCGCCAACCCGCGGCCGCGGCGCGCGAGTTCGCCCGGATCGCCACGGCCGCCAACATGCCCGAGACCGTCATGACGACGGCCCTGACGTCGCTGCTGAAGCTGAGCCGGGAGGGTGTGCCCATGCAGCTGCCACCGAAGCTGTACGCAGCCCTGCTCAACATGCCGGGGATCACACCGGGAGACCAGTTCACCGTGCACCTGCAGCTTGGCCACGCCCTCCGGCGCCAGGGCCAGGCGAAGGAGGCCGCAGCGGAGTACGCCAGCGCCTTTGCGCTTCAGGTGGCTCCACGCACGAAGCTGAACGCCCGGCTGGGTCTGGCCCATGCCTGCCGCGCCGACGGCGACACCGACCTGGCGCGCAGTCAGTACCTGCAGGTTCTCTCCGCCCCCGACGCGACGTCGGAGTTCCGCGTGGCGGCGCTGTTTGGAATCGCCGAGTGCCACGCGACCCAGAAGAAGTGGGACCAGGCGGCGGCGGCGCTGGAGAGGGCCGCGGCCCTGACGGACGCCCCGGCGCACCTGCGCGCCGAGGCCCGCGAGCGACAGGCCGAGATCGCCTGCCGCAAGGCCAACAAGCCCCTGCCCTCGCGTGCCGACCATGTGAAGCTGCCGACGCTGCCGAGGCCCGCGGTGGAGCTGCACGTGGCGCCCAATGGAAGCGATGCCAACCCGGGGACGCTGCGGCAGCCCCTGGCGACGCTGCAAGGGGCACAGGCGGCCCTGCGCAAGGCACGGACGGCCGGGGCCGGCGGGACGCCGGCACTGAACCGAGGGGGTGGGACGGCGCCGGGGGCGGGGACGGCGGCTCCGAACCAGGGCGGGGTGCCGCCGCAGGCGGCGGGGACGGCGCCGGGGGCCGGCGGGACGCCGGCACTGAACCAGAATGGTGGAACCCCGCCGTCTCTTCCGGCGGGTGGCGCCGTCGTCTATGTCCATGGCGGCACGTACCCGTGCGCCGCTGCCCTGGTGCTGACCGCCGAGGACACCGGCACGCCACAGGCCCCCATCGTCTACCGGAACTACCGGGACGAAAAGCCGCGCTTCACCGGCGGCGTCGCCGTCAAGGGCCTTGTGCCCGTGACGGACCCGACCGTGCTCGCGAGACTGCCCGAGGAAGCGCGCGGGAAGGTCGTCCAGGCCGACCTGCGGGCCCAGGGGATCGCCGACCTGGGCAAGATGAGCAAGCGCGGCATGGACGCCGGCACGGCGCCCTACACCGAGGTCTTCTGGAACGGGGAGCCGCTGCGGCTGGGGCGCTGGCCCAATGAGGGCTATGTGCGGGTCGGCCCCATCGCCTCGGGCGGCGAGGGCGGCAAGCCCACCACCTTCGGCTACGACTATGACCGCGCCAACCGCTGGCTGAGCGCCCCCGATCCCTACGCCGAGGGCTTCTGGCGCTTCGACTGGGCCGAGGGCAGCCTGGCCATCAACAAGATAGATGATGCGAACAGGCAGTTCACCATTGACAGCCCCGGCGGCTACGGCCTCCGCGCCGGCCAGCGCTACTTCGTGCTCAACCTGCTGGAGGAGATAGACCAGCCCGGCGAGATGTACCTGGACCGCGCCACGGGCCTGCTGTACGTCTATCCCCCCTCCTCGCCAGTAGGGCAGGCGGCCTCGCCTGCCCGCGCGGGCGAGGCCGCCCGCGCTACTGGTGGCGGGGCTGACCGCGCTACCGAACCCGTCGTCGAGTTCTCCCTGCTCGAGCAACCCTTCGTCGAGATGACCGACTGCTCGTGGACGGTCCTGCAGGGCCTGACCTTCGACATCTGCCGCGGGAATGCCGTCGCCATGAAGAACGGCGAACACAACCTGATCGCCGGCTGCACGATCACGCGCCCCGGACAGACGGGCGTCATTGTGGATGGCGGCCACGACTGCGGCATCTTCGGCTGCGACATCGGCTGGACCGGCCGAGGCTGCACAGTCGTCACCGGCGGGGACCGCAAGACGCTGGAGCCGGGGCGACACTTCGTGGAGAACTGTGATCTCCACGACTTCTCCCGCATTGAGCGCTCGTACACGCCGGCGGTGTTGCTCAACGGCGTCGGCAACCGCATCGCGCACAACCTGATGCACGAGTCACCCCACCACGCCATGCGCATCGAGGGCAATGACCATGTGATCGAGTTCAACGAGATCCACAGCGTCGTCACCGAGGGCGACGACCAGTCGGGCCTGGACATCTACGGCAACCCCGGCTACTGGGGGAATGTGTTCCGGTACAACTTCTGGCACCACATCGGCAGCGGCGTGGCCTGTGGCCAGGGCGGCATTCGCCTCGATGACGCCATCAGCGGCGTGCTCATGTACGGCAACATCTTCTACAAGTGCTCGGAGAGCAACTTCGGGGGCATCCAGATCCACGGCGGCAAGGACAACATCGTGGACAACAACGTGTTCGTGGACTGCAAGTACGGCCTCAGCTTCTCGGCGTGGGGCCAGGAGCGGTGGGAGAAGACCCTCGACACGTGGGGCAAGCAGAAGCTGGACGAGGTGAATGCCTTCCAGCCGCCGTACAGCGAGCGCTACCCGCAGCTCCTGCGCATCCGCGAGCACGCCGACATCAACATGGTCTGGCGCAATGTGGCGGTCAACTGCGGCTCGTTCATGACGCGCGACGGGGGCCGCGAACTGACCATGGACAACCTCGTGCTGGCCCAGGACCCCGGGTTCGTCAAGCCGGACGGCCTCAACTTCGGCCTCCAGCCCACGTCGGCGGTGTTCGCCGGCAGCACCTTCCGACGGATACCCGTGGAAGAGATCGGTCTGTATCGGCACCCGCTGCGGGCCAGTTGGCCGGTGAAGAACGAGGTCAGTCCCAACTTCAAGCCCCTGCCGAACTAG